From the genome of Xiphophorus couchianus chromosome 15, X_couchianus-1.0, whole genome shotgun sequence:
CATTTTATCTGCTCAGTGCTTCCACAGACAGTAAGTGCAACACAAGCCTGAACATGTAATATTAAAACACGTCTACATACATCATGCATATGGACACGAGGTGAAGGAATGTTAAAACGGCCAGCTCTTTGGTGCAGCCAGGTGGATCCAGGACATCAGCGCTAACAGACGTAGACGTGAGCGGCTGCTAAACCTTGAGATGGGTAACGTAAACCGTCCGCAGGGTCATCAGGTCAGGGTTAAACAGATGCTCAGCCCACATCTGGCACTGGCTGTATGGGTGGTTTAGGCACTGTGTGGTCAATCTGAGGCACAGGGGAGCAACACATTGTCCTCCCTGTATAGCATAGAGTGGAGGGTTGCTGTACCAACCTACAGTGGCGTTTATGCCCTAAAATCTGCCCGACTGCATGTATTTAAAGGTTTCCGATTTCCCACACTGACGCGCCCCCACCTGTCCAATCCGATCTGCCCATTAAAAGCCGTGTTATACACAAACCAAACAGCTTGGTGATGTTCTTTTCTTTACTGACGAACAAACACTAAAATGTCCTCTCTCTCGGGAAGGGTTAGGTCGCGGTGACGACAACCGGGACGGTGATCGTGTTCGGACCCACCGGATTCTCGGTCTCCAGCTGACGGGTCGCGTCGGGGCGAGCGGACGTCGCCGCCTCCTCCTGCGCGTCCGCCGATGCGATTGGCTCGCCCTTCGCCTCCTGAGACTCTACCTGGTCGAAGGTCCGCTCCGCTTCTTCCGACAGTCGGTTCTCCTcagcctcctcctctttctggaGGACGCAGGGAGGAGTGCTGTTAGGACGGCTGAGACAACAAATGAAGACAGCATTTCCTCAAAGCGCTCCGGCGTCACCTCTTTCTTTATCTTGTTGTATTCGTCAATGGCGTACTGGTACTTTGCCGATGTTATTCCGAACAGGGATGCCATCCTCTCCCCAAGATAGTCGCAGGCTGCAAtataaaacaactaaatgttGACAAAATACAAGCCAGTATCATTTTTGTCCTTACTTCTGTAACAATGTCAATGGTACCATCTGCGGCATATTGTCACCACAGGAGAGATGACAGTCATGGCCCCATTGTTCTGTAATCAACTAACTTTTCCCAATACCAGCGAGTTGGTATTTAACTGGCCAATTATCAACATACTGTGACTTGAATGTGCAAAAGACACTTGTGTGGGTCAAGGTTGCTGTAGTTAACTAAAAGTATCggaataacaaaaactgaaagtgagaaaacatttttgttaactaaaatatataaaaactattcaacagagggaaaaaaaaagagctaaccATACAATTATACCATGCGTTGATATAACTGAAACatacttaaacatttttgtgtttatgaaccGACTTATTAGCCTTTAGAACTGATCAGCCACAGTTTTACGTCAGCTATGGGCAAATTACGGCACTGCACACTCTTCCTAGCGACATTTATGCTAGTCCGCAAAATGGCGACAGCAAAACTTGGGAGAAAATGCCAATCAGTGGGTTGTTCAGCAatgattaaatgcatttatttggaaatggtATCTTCTGTTGAGCATCAGCGTACACCAAATCACAAtgctttgacctttttgaattctgcacttGAATATTACCcaaagaatgaaacaaactaaaactactaATGTGACCACTAAAAACTAAATGGTGAAACAACTcataaaaaaatagcaaacacaCTCAAAAGACTAATTAAAAGTAAGTGAAGTagacaaacaacataaaacttAACCATAATTAAATCCCAAAACTATTAAAACGCTGGTGTGGTTATGGCACCAAAACTGACTTTTGCCCAGGGGCCTACATCTTCCCAAATCCACCCCTGGCCTTGGTTGTAAGCTGATTATATATAtctattaaaaaacaattaagaaaGGAACATCTTTCTTCAACAGGAATGTGTACTGGATAGTTGTATTAAAGCCACTGCAAACCTGAAATGGTGGACGTGGCAGCTCTCCACATGTGGAACCAGAAGTAAGGCCCCCAGGTCATCTTGgactgcagcacaaacataaaatcaccCTCACctttcacacaaacaaaaggTTTCGACCCGACCCTCCGCCGCTCCTCACCCTCACCGCATCGACCGGAGGGGACAGCAGGTCCTTCCGCTCCGCCTCCGggtcctctgcctcctcttcGTCGGTGCTGTACTCCTCCATGGTCTCCCCGCTGGAGAAGTGGATGATGCGGCGGGGAGCCTTCTCCTTCGGCTCCGTCCTCTGGCTCAGCTCTCCCAGCTCAACGCTCTCAAACTCCCTCCCCGGATTCGGGCTCTGACCCTGGGAGGACATGACGAGCGCGTCAGTAGCAACACTTGATCAGATCCGCCCGACATGACGCAGCCGCGGCTAAACGCTGACCAGCCCCAAACACCCGGAGGCATTAGAAACCGGCCAACACACCGCGAGCGGCACACTGGTTAGGCAGCGACACTCTTACCTGCCCCGAGTCCATGGCCCGTCCTAAAGACACGTTAACATTGGCGAGATACAGAGAAACATCAGCCATTGTTGCCGTCTTCTTTGAATCCCTGCAAGCTGCGCCGACACTGACGTCAAACCCGGAAGTACCGTACGTAACGCCCATACCGTTGCGTTAAAAAGCACCTTTAGACAACGCGCTTTCATCTTTTCTTATTTGAAGCCATGTTAAAAGAAACTATAACGTGAAATATACAAATAGTTTTGATGTAACTATATTATATTGTCTATTTGGACAGCCGGAACGCAGGCTCCGTCGCTGGGCGCGACTTGAAAGCATTGCAGGATGTTAAAGTCCTTTAAAGTTGTCCAGCTGTTTGTCTGCACCCAAAGGTAAAGAATGAATCAACTTTACttagtaatattttatataGAAAGCCAAGTTAAATGTCACAGCAAACACTCAGACTTGATTACTGCTGCCgatatattcaataaattaaaaatattgaaaagtcaatttatttcaggagcattatcactaagtgaaacacattatatacaTCAAAAGTCTCAATTTCTGTTAATTCTGATGGTTGTCTGCTTACAGttaagaaaaacatgacatttgaaatCAGGAAATTATATCAGACggatagaaaaaaatgtacagaaaagtAGCCTCAATGAAAAGTAAGTTTCATACCTGCCTAAAGGCTACCAATCTTGAATATATTATTATATCCttattctaatttaatgaaTATCACTGTAATCTAATCTTATCTTACAGCAAATAGGCTAcggtcttaaaaaaaaaaacaacgttcCCTGTTCTTAAGAAGTGAAACAAAGTCAttggtaaaattacaaaaaataaaaataaaaggctgagatgcaaaataagaaaaaccttCTTGGAGACACAGTTTCCACAGTCCATCAGCGTGTTTGTGCCGTTTTTGTCTCTCCTACTCTTGCTATCTTGGTCCCTTCGCAGGATAGCAGAGAGCAGAAGCTGCTTTTTACCTATTTCTGCCTGAAGCAGGTTGTGTCATAAAACCCTGCTGAGCGCTAAAACATCCCAAGGCAACACAGTGAGCCCCTGCGTTGACCCCGATACGCTCCTCAGCATAAGATGAACGTAAAgctataaaaataagaaacagcaGGAACGTGTAAGAAGggagattgtttttatttatttatttaagatttacCGGTAAACAGGTCAACATTTTTCACTGCAAACATTTACACAGCCAGGAAAGCCCCTCGTTACAGGGTACAGCTGCATGGAGAAGAGGgcttacattttatttgcatgttgtTTCGGTTTTTATTTGCACGTCAGTGCAGCGAAACAGTCCGGTGGGAAAACTCCCCCAGGACTGAACTGATTCTCATTTCTGGCAGTTAGTTGGGCAGCTAAAAGCGGTAGCTGCAGCAGTAGCTAGCTAACCTCAAAGTCCCTTACAGACGTATTGCTTGAAAACTCTCTGTTTGTCACAATGTAACTATAAACTTGGAACAATATAAAGATGTAAATTAATCGGGAATCTGTGTTTAAGACCAAGAAGCATTGTTTATATGtgaagctgaaagaaaatgagacaCAAATCAACACTTTGTTGAACCAACTTTCTTTACAATTACAGTCTTCTAGAATATATCTCTATCAGTTTAGCATCTGGATTTTTGTccattctttgcaaaaaaaaacaacaacatgaaatTCAGTGGGACTGGACAGAACACAGCTGTaaaattaatgtcaaaatccGTCTATTGATTCTCAATGTtgttcaggtctggactttgcaTTTTAGCACATAAATTTGCTTTGATGTAAAACattgctacattttttttccaaatgtggCAGAGGGCAACacatggcaaaaaaacaaaaaaaaattaattgggattcagaacagatttttttattggttatttgcaaATAAAGTCAAAGGGAATAGGCACTGCCTACTAAATACTGTAGGATAATGCTGAACACCAGGGGGAGCTGAAGATGCTTCTGGGAAATATTAAATGGGCTGCGGGGAAAATCCTTGACCATCTCTTGttcaaaatcagaatttttccAGGTGCTCACATCAGAATCAGGATGCCTTCATTGCCATCATACAGAAGcgcaaaagacaaacaacataaaacatgggTAGAGGGGTTGAAAGCGgattctttaaaatgaaattacacATTTAGAAAACCTTTATTGTATTGGTGAAAACACACTGGTCACAGATGCTTTAAGACGGGGTTTGTGATTtgtaaaagttgtatttttcatgTTCTCACTTTAAATCTACAGTGAGGCTCGAAATGATTCACACCACTAAGAAATTTAGATGTGAAGTTTTCTGGAAatagtttctctctctctcatataGGTGGTATGACTGACTTTCTGCTTGGGAATCAAAGTTCACCAATACATTTTCTGACCACTAGATGTCAGTATAGCGCCACCCGACTCTTTGCTTTCCCTGAGACAGCTGTGCCACTGAGTGGGTAGTGAATTATTTGGACCTGGATGGCTATTTATACAAATCACTGACGGGAACCTGAATATCCGCACATTGAATAATCACTCACTCTGTTTAGATACTCTCACCCTGGAGGGCTACAAAGCAACTTCAACAGGAAGGATTTACTGGAGTCCACAAACCGCAGGACTAAATCTCAGAGCTATGATGTCATGTTAAAGCTGCAGCCtcttagcataaaaaaaaataaaaataaaaaaaaggggggagagACATCCGTGCTTGTCTCATTTTTTGTGCCTCTGTGCAAATGTTTGCTGCGGAAGCAATACAGGTTTGTTGTGTTTGGGCTCTGCCAGATTACACTTCCCTGGATCTAGAAAAATCCCTGGATTCTCTCACACagaagtttttttcttgctattCTGCCAAGATTAACAGCTTCACCTGCTCTCCCTTGGTTTGTTTGGATGGGAccattggatttttatttatttttttattggctcACTGCTGTGTCACATTAGCCTCTGCATTTTAGCAGACCGTTTGTAATCGGCGACGCGACTGCTCAGGTCAGCTGCTCTTTGAGCAAAACATTATTAATCTTGAGCTGTTGGAAATTATGTATTTCTTCACTGGTTGGAATCACAACAGCAGGGAGgcatctgttgtgttttttaaactggGACGTTGCTTGACAGGTATTCAGGCAACTTTGATAGATTCTTCAgatttcttcagattttctgcaataaatcaacaaatagtattaaaatgaataaactcacatttagatattggaaaaaaatgctgtaaGTGTGCTTAAGTCACAGCACTAAATGTATGCATTATAtgtaaaaagcttttcttctcGGTGGCCCAGAAGGGTCAACAAAATGCTAACATGCTAGAAACCAGTCTCCTGTTCCACGCTTGGCTTCGTTAAGAGACGCTGGACCCTCGGCTATTAAGACATGATTGCTTGCTAGAGATGTGGACTTTGTTGAagctttaaatgattaaatttaattttacccaatcgctaaaaTTTAGCCGTGACGTATGAAATGCGCCAGCTCGTCCATGAAGGAAACTACGCAATGAAACTTACCAGAAATTGTGcgcgctgtaaacaaccatccaaCTCTTCAAAAAGAGAAGTGCAGAAACAAACAAGATCTTTGCCaggaataaaatgtcttaaatattaCTCTTGGTCCAACCTTGTTTTCTCAACATCTGGAAGTGTGGCCCACGCagactgaatggctttgttcacttcctctgctgcaaCCAAAGTCAAGCCAatgtcatcgttcacaactcctccttgtcttcgctgattggcccggttgaaattctaccagagAAATTGAACTCAGTGGGAGAAATCCCACATGCATCACTGACGGGAAATGAGAATCGAATGGAATTTCGTGGGAAGATAATGGTCAGGCTACCCAAATGCAAAAGTCGCAACGCAACAACAAAGGCCACAATGCCACGCTAAAACTGATGCTGACGTAATTTAGCATAACTTTAGATTTTGCATAAATGTTATGTCTTTTGTTAtggtttttgatattttttgacACTTCTAGGCCACCATACCCCTTAGTACCAACACGCCATGCTGCTGAAAGTAATGAACTAAACAGGAAATCTTAAGCTGAGAACACAGCAGCACCTTTTACAATGTccacagttttagttttcagcACACTTGGGTCATAAGAAACTACAAACCAGACTTTTTCACAGCTTAGTATATTATCTTGTGACCTGAGCCTGTTGTAAACGTTTCTATAGCTTTTTCTTTGATGTGtctgcagcattttgtttttttcaccaatgTTCACtcgaaaaaaaaccccccaaaaacctGAGAACTTCACAGAACAACAGAATTTATACTAAAACGGCATTATGCAATAGTGGACTgaaatggtttattagattattttttttacatgtcattGTGAAGAGAACTTAAGTTTTCCAAATCATGCTACAACCAGGTTTATGGTTATAACATGGCAAAATGGGAAAAACTTAATACTGTATAGCGTtacataatttctgaaaaacattgGGTCATAAATTAGGTATTGTCCTTGTTACACCCttgtcgggaggtgctggtgtctatctccagctaacgtaccgggcgagaggcggggtcaccttggacaggtcacccagtctgtcgcagggcaacacagagacagacaaaacaaacaaccatgcactcacacctagggagaatttagaaagacaaatttacctaacagtcatgtttttggactgtgggaggaagccggagtacccagagagaacccacacatacacagggagaacatgcaaactccatgcagaaagacccaagGCCaagaatcgaacccaggaccgtCTTGCAACAGTGCCACCAACTGCGCCGCTGTTCAGAGCATTTATTAAATTGGATTCTAACATGAATCGGCACACAACCAGCTGTCAAACTGAACAGACTGCGTGTTTATTTCCTACTTTATGTTTCAATAAAGTCTTGCTAGTGAAACTTCCAGtattgaagaaaaagaacattgaGAAAATCAGTTCCGGTATGATGACTTTCATACTGCACTTActcaaaaaatgaaacatcGTGAGCCAGTTTTTCAGCTTTTGAGTTCCTCAGCTTGTGACGACTGTGTCCATATTACGGGACGTTCCCTCTCGGTGATGTCCCTTTCACACCTCCGGGATGGACGGGGGATGTGTGCTCTGCTGTCGACATGAATCATCCTTCTTGGTGGCCCGTTGCTCGCAGATAGTTACAGGTCTGAGTTGCCTCGCACACTCTGCTCTCCGAGGCTGGAGGAGCGCTGTTAACAGCTCCGTAAAACACAGGAACAGACACGACAGAGCCTCGGGAGGCAATGAAAGACAGCTGAGAAATAAAAGGCGGTGGAAATCACTTAAAAACGTATGTGACGCGAGTCTTTACGAGACGTTGGGATAGATTCAGATTTACGGCGACGAGTTGTCTGAGATCTGTAAATGTCTCTCGGTGGAATTCGCCACGTGGAGACGCAAAATCAGCCATGAAGTGATTCCACATTTGAGTTTTGATAGGCTGGATGAGAAAGAACCGTTGAACCGAGTTTCTGCTGTCACTAAGGGATGTATCTTCATCAAATATCTTCTTGTTCGTCATGTCCTTATTTTTCACCAGACCTAATGGAGGCAGtcttcaaatatttgaaatttaaacatttcgCTTTTCAGTTCTGGAtaagtgtgtaaaaaaaaaaaactgagtgtGGGATTTTCAAGACTTTATTTAGTTCtccaatcattaaaaaataaaaacatgaacttctgaaaaaaataaatggctttTTGCATTCATTTATATGCAGATGACCTTTTAATTAATCTGTATCTGACCTTATATCAGAGCTCTTTCAAAGAAATCAAATCTAGTTGCATCAATAGACAACAATCTGACACCATATGTGCAAGACGAGCTGACAATGActaccattggttttagctgtcaagtcATAGCAtgctaaatcttaaatttacATGTGACATGTAGAATAAAAAGTGACACAGTGCTTTGCAACTGTCAACACTATGACATCTAGATAACAAGTGCaggaaagttttaattaaaatatagtGCGCGAGAGAAGTAGGTCaattatgctagcttgactatgacaatgTCAACATGTAGAAGTGCTGCGGAATTCGCTGCGTttcggttcagttaaaaaaagaaaaaggtgaccgtcacaccaactctgacagatcacacttattaataaatgcaaaattaagatcaaatctgaaaacattatCTTCTAATGGACTGAACaatctgttctttgtgtgggtaatgtttgtgtgtcttttagtgttgaatcctgaaacattAGTGGTgttgttgtcagtcagttgctatggcaaagACTGTGTGTAGCATAGCCAATACGGAGGGtgtgaaaaaagaagaataagaGTGGCTCTGAGTTAttcttcaacagtttttctgcgttatttttccctttgctgtggtgCACTGCACTGGATTAATAATacctacagtatatatatatatatatatatatatatatatatatatatttttttttttttttacaagagacTATAACCCACTtgcattttctaaatttttcagTATGAGATTAAGCTactgtaacaaaacatttccccAGGTCAGTCGAAAgacataaaacacttttaaaaagtaaatatcttttctgtctttttttctctctctctttgtccaTTCTTACTAATGAAAGTCAAACCCAGAATAAATcaatggcttttttttatttgtttattcagcTCTCTTCAGGTCTTCAGAGTGCCACACTCTTCACAAACACCTCTATGTTCATACTGCAGTCATTGTGCTGTTCCTGTACTCCAGCTCAAGGTAAGCCTCACAGTGAATGGCAGAAGCAGCGAGGGCTTCCATCATGTGTCACGCCGCTGAACTCTGGCCGCCCACTGGATGTGCAACAGCAATAGAAATCCAGAGTTATGCGATGGAAAGGACTCTACGATAAGTTACAGCCGACTCCAACTGTGGCAGGAGGAGCCAAACAGTCCTTCAGCCACCTCGGGGTTGCAGATTGCAGTCAAGTTGCACACTTTTATTGGTCTTCTGTAGGTTTTTTTCAAGAATTTCATTGGCCATCTATTAGACCATTACTTGACCATTTAAGTCGACACCGAACAGAAAATTGTCCAATTAGGAAAGGAAAGTTTAAGCCTAACCTCGCTTTCGTGGTACAGTTTCTTAATTTGAAGTAGGTTTTTACCTGTCAGGAGGAAAAGAATGGCCTTCGGATGAAAGTTGATCATTAAACCCAGGCAGGCTGCAGGGATAATGAGGTGATAGTTTCTCCAGCAGCTTTCAAacctaaaaactgtttttttttttcttccaatgaTGGTAGTCGAGAGATGGACAAC
Proteins encoded in this window:
- the LOC114159013 gene encoding protein FAM177A1-like isoform X1: MGVTYGTSGFDVSVGAACRDSKKTATMADVSLYLANVNVSLGRAMDSGQGQSPNPGREFESVELGELSQRTEPKEKAPRRIIHFSSGETMEEYSTDEEEAEDPEAERKDLLSPPVDAVRSKMTWGPYFWFHMWRAATSTISACDYLGERMASLFGITSAKYQYAIDEYNKIKKEKEEEAEENRLSEEAERTFDQVESQEAKGEPIASADAQEEAATSARPDATRQLETENPVGPNTITVPVVVTAT
- the LOC114159013 gene encoding protein FAM177A1-like isoform X2, with product MGVTYGTSGFDVSVGAACRDSKKTATMADVSLYLANVNVSLGRAMDSGQGQSPNPGREFESVELGELSQRTEPKEKAPRRIIHFSSGETMEEYSTDEEEAEDPEAERKDLLSPPVDASKMTWGPYFWFHMWRAATSTISACDYLGERMASLFGITSAKYQYAIDEYNKIKKEKEEEAEENRLSEEAERTFDQVESQEAKGEPIASADAQEEAATSARPDATRQLETENPVGPNTITVPVVVTAT